The region AATATCCTCGTAGGAGGTACGGGTAGGCGTACCGAGAGACGACCGAAGCCGCCCCCCGTCGGTTTCGAACGGGGTTCGAAGACACAACGATGGATACAAATCGGCATCTCACGGGCGACGTCATCGGTGCGACGAACGACGCTGAGGTTCCGCGACGCGTCGGTCCCCGGCCGCGACTCGGGGAACCGGCGTCACCGCCAGCGTACGAAGCCACCGTCGTCTCGTACGACGACGAACCCGACGAGTGCACTATCTATCCCGCCGAC is a window of Halopelagius longus DNA encoding:
- a CDS encoding DUF7511 domain-containing protein, which produces MDTNRHLTGDVIGATNDAEVPRRVGPRPRLGEPASPPAYEATVVSYDDEPDECTIYPADADDDELVTTWISAKSGSFVSLADMR